From Triticum aestivum cultivar Chinese Spring chromosome 4A, IWGSC CS RefSeq v2.1, whole genome shotgun sequence, a single genomic window includes:
- the LOC123085173 gene encoding glucan endo-1,3-beta-glucosidase 10, giving the protein MPLRDGCRRRLQRARGLCLAAALCVLALALASDASPAPVSLLGINYGRVGNNLPPPQAALPLLQGLGIARVRLYDPEPGVLRAFAKTGIELYVGVPDQCLAAVAEPAGATSWLKDSILPYLPDTKIVALTVGNEVLTGNDTALTRNLLPAMESLHGALAAANLDKQIAVTTAHNLGVLGTSYPPSAGAFRKDLLQYLCPILDFHAKTGSPFLVNAYPYFAYSDDPKGIHLDYALLEPSNPGVPDANTGLHYPNLLVAQVDAAYHAISAANSAAARTVEIRISETGWPSAGDANEKAATPESAARYNSNVMRLVAEWKGTPLKPNVPLRVYVFALFNENMKPGPASERNYGLFKPDSTPVYPLTYKPARGDFTPGGNSTGGDNGYYDISAASREPTGCRWTWVQAAVAGGAAAALMVAA; this is encoded by the exons ATGCCGCTCCGCGACGGCTGCCGGCGGCGGCTCCAGCGCGCCCGCGGCCTCTGTCTCGCCGCGGCGCTGTGCGTGCTCGCGCTCGCGCTCGCGTCGGACGCCTCGCCGGCGCCGGTGTCGCTGCTGGGCATCAACTACGGCCGCGTGGGAAACAACCTGCCGCCGCCGCAGGCCGCGCTGCCCCTGCTCCAGGGCCTCGGCATTGCCCGCGTGCGGCTCTACGACCCCGAGCCCGGCGTGCTGCGCGCCTTCGCCAAGACCGGGATCGAGCTCTACGTCGGCGTCCCCGACCAGTGCCTCGCCGCGGTCGCCGAGCCGGCCGGCGCCACGTCCTGGCTCAAGGACAGCATCCTGCCCTACCTGCCGGACACCAAGATCGTCGCGCTCACCGTGGGCAACGAGGTGCTCACGGGCAACGACACCGCGCTCACCCGCAACCTGCTCCCGGCCATGGAGTCCCTCCACGGCGCGCTCGCCGCGGCAAACCTCGACAAGCAGATCGCCGTCACGACCGCGCACAACCTCGGCGTCCTCGGGACGTCCTACCCGCCCTCGGCGGGGGCCTTCCGGAAGGACCTGCTCCAGTACCTCTGCCCCATCCTCGACTTCCACGCCAAGACCGGCTCGCCGTTCCTGGTGAACGCCTACCCCTACTTCGCCTACTCCGACGACCCCAAGGGCATCCATCTGGACTACGCTCTCCTCGAGCCGAGCAACCCCGGCGTCCCGGACGCCAACACCGGGCTGCACTATCCCAACCTCCTCGTGGCGCAGGTCGACGCGGCGTACCACGCCATCTCGGCGGCGAACAGCGCGGCGGCGCGGACGGTGGAGATACGGATCTCCGAGACGGGGTGGCCCTCCGCGGGGGACGCCAACGAGAAGGCCGCGACGCCGGAGAGCGCGGCCCGGTACAACAGCAACGTGATGCGGCTGGTGGCGGAGTGGAAGGGCACGCCGCTCAAGCCCAACGTGCCGCTGCGCGTCTACGTGTTCGCGCTATTCAACGAGAACATGAAGCCCGGGCCGGCGTCCGAGCGCAACTACGGCCTGTTCAAGCCCGACAGCACGCCGGTGTACCCGCTCACGTACAAGCCCGCGCGCGGCGACTTCACCCCCGGCGGCAACAGCACCGGCGGAGACAACGGCTACTACGACATCTCGGCCGCGTCGCGGGAGCCCACG GGTTGCCGGTGGACATGGGTGCAAGCTGCTGTGGCAGGAGGTGCGGCTGCTGCCCTCATGGTCGCAGCCTGA